A part of Oculatellaceae cyanobacterium genomic DNA contains:
- a CDS encoding PqqD family protein, with translation MTSLKSVKINTPQVVHETIDGEVVVINLEKGTYYSLVKVAAQVWNGVERGISFEQLIKELEMRYTAEWQEIAEAVKIFMMELQQEQLISFDESYLTNTHKLDQTISNNGNSAKINFEIPKLEKYTDMQDLLLLDPIHEVDETGWPNVKVEMAE, from the coding sequence ATGACTTCTTTAAAATCTGTTAAAATTAATACCCCACAGGTTGTACATGAAACTATTGATGGCGAAGTTGTAGTTATTAATCTCGAAAAAGGAACTTATTATAGTTTAGTGAAAGTGGCAGCCCAGGTTTGGAATGGAGTTGAGAGAGGAATTAGTTTTGAACAGTTAATTAAAGAATTAGAAATGCGCTATACAGCAGAGTGGCAAGAAATTGCTGAGGCAGTTAAAATTTTTATGATGGAATTGCAGCAAGAACAACTAATAAGTTTTGATGAATCTTATTTAACTAACACCCATAAATTAGACCAAACCATTAGCAATAATGGCAATTCCGCAAAAATCAACTTTGAAATCCCGAAATTAGAGAAATATACAGATATGCAAGATTTACTCTTGCTAGATCCGATTCATGAAGTGGATGAAACCGGATGGCCAAATGTGAAGGTAGAAATGGCTGAATAA
- a CDS encoding (2Fe-2S) ferredoxin domain-containing protein produces MTAKNCSLSPRQVLVCQNTACRKAGATKVLAAFQASPIADVTVIGSRCLGQCGNGPMVVVMPEEVWYSRVQAEEVPAVVERHLRGCRPIAAMLYRKFH; encoded by the coding sequence GTGACAGCAAAGAACTGCTCATTATCTCCAAGACAAGTTTTAGTGTGCCAGAACACCGCTTGTCGTAAAGCTGGTGCTACTAAGGTATTGGCAGCTTTCCAAGCATCTCCTATAGCTGATGTTACAGTAATCGGCAGCAGATGTTTAGGACAATGTGGCAATGGCCCAATGGTAGTCGTAATGCCAGAAGAAGTTTGGTACAGTCGTGTCCAAGCAGAAGAAGTTCCCGCAGTTGTGGAAAGACATTTGCGTGGTTGTCGTCCGATAGCAGCAATGCTTTATCGGAAGTTTCATTAA
- a CDS encoding sugar porter family MFS transporter yields the protein MTTTTRRKSNTFYVILIAGAAALGGFLFGFDTAVINGAVAALSTAFRANSFLTGLAVSLALLGSAVGAFYAGKIADHYGRVKVMVIASVLFTISAIGSGLPFTIWDFIFWRVVGGVAVGAASVIAPAYIAECSPSHLRGRLGSLQQLAIVVGIFIALICDYFIAVSAGSASSPWLFGIDAWRWMFWTEIPPAVLYGMAASMIPESPRYLVAKGREQEAANVLTKVMGGDVSEKIAEIRRTVLMEREPQFSDLLGRSGGLLPIVWIGIGLSVLQQLVGINVIFYYSSVLWRAVGFSEKDSLTITVITGAVNIITTLVAIAFVDKFGRKPLLILGSIGMTVTLGTMASIFGTAQTDAAGNPTLAGSAGIIALIAANLYVFCFGFSWGPVTWVLLGEMFNNKIRAAALSIAAAIQWVANFAVSTTFPPILQYFGLGAAYGLYTTAAAISLFFVLFFIKETKGMELEDM from the coding sequence ATGACCACCACTACTCGACGTAAATCCAACACATTTTATGTAATTTTAATTGCTGGTGCTGCTGCCCTTGGCGGATTTTTGTTCGGTTTTGACACTGCGGTGATCAATGGTGCAGTGGCAGCCCTTTCTACAGCCTTTAGAGCCAACAGTTTCCTGACTGGACTAGCAGTATCGTTAGCCTTGTTGGGGTCTGCGGTAGGAGCGTTTTATGCAGGGAAGATCGCAGATCATTATGGTCGAGTTAAGGTAATGGTGATAGCTTCAGTGTTGTTTACCATCAGTGCTATTGGCTCTGGACTGCCCTTTACTATCTGGGATTTTATTTTTTGGCGGGTAGTCGGTGGGGTTGCCGTCGGCGCTGCCAGCGTAATTGCACCAGCTTACATTGCAGAATGTTCTCCTAGCCATTTGCGGGGCAGGTTAGGCTCTTTGCAGCAACTAGCGATCGTAGTTGGTATTTTCATTGCCTTGATCTGTGACTACTTTATTGCTGTATCAGCAGGTTCAGCCTCATCACCATGGCTGTTTGGTATAGATGCTTGGCGTTGGATGTTTTGGACTGAAATCCCTCCTGCCGTGCTTTATGGAATGGCAGCTTCAATGATTCCTGAATCTCCTCGCTACTTGGTTGCCAAAGGGCGGGAACAAGAAGCGGCTAACGTTCTCACCAAAGTTATGGGCGGTGACGTATCAGAAAAAATCGCAGAAATTCGCCGAACAGTTTTAATGGAGCGTGAACCTCAGTTTTCTGACCTTTTGGGAAGAAGTGGTGGACTACTCCCCATAGTTTGGATAGGAATAGGCTTATCTGTTCTCCAGCAATTAGTTGGTATTAATGTCATTTTTTATTACAGCAGCGTTTTGTGGCGGGCTGTCGGATTTTCTGAAAAAGATTCCCTAACGATTACTGTGATTACAGGAGCGGTAAATATTATTACTACGCTGGTGGCGATCGCTTTTGTCGATAAATTTGGTCGTAAGCCTTTGCTCATTCTAGGGTCAATTGGCATGACTGTTACCCTAGGAACGATGGCTTCTATTTTTGGCACTGCTCAAACCGATGCTGCTGGCAACCCTACCTTAGCAGGTTCAGCAGGTATTATAGCTTTGATTGCAGCTAACCTTTATGTATTTTGTTTTGGTTTCTCTTGGGGGCCTGTAACCTGGGTACTTTTGGGAGAAATGTTTAATAATAAGATTCGTGCGGCTGCACTTTCAATTGCTGCCGCCATACAATGGGTGGCAAATTTCGCTGTCTCTACAACATTTCCTCCCATACTGCAATATTTCGGGCTAGGTGCTGCCTATGGTCTTTATACAACTGCGGCGGCTATCTCGTTGTTTTTCGTTCTCTTCTTTATTAAGGAAACCAAAGGAATGGAGTTAGAGGATATGTAA
- a CDS encoding folate-binding protein produces the protein MIQELHDLQAASKATFEELSGGVKIPVSFGNDSVALQAARQGVAVCDRTHWGRIQVSDDDRINFLHNQSTNNFQILKPGQGCDTVFVTSTARTIDLATAYIMEDSVLLLVSPQRRQYLMQWLDRYIFFADKVKLTDVSDQTATFSLIGSYSDLFLEKLGATEILGQPYGNHKNILLGDIEVRVAVGNGLAIQGYTIIVPAEAAAKVWKLLVDNGAIALGDRVWQQLRIEQGRPVPDYELTDDYNPLEAGLFHTLSFEKGCYIGQETIARLNTYKGVKQQLWGIRLNAPVEPGTVLMVGDEKVGKLTSYTDTDQGAFGLGYVRTKAGGVGLKVKVGEVDGEIIDLPFLTHLPE, from the coding sequence ATGATTCAAGAATTGCATGATCTTCAAGCTGCATCTAAGGCAACTTTTGAGGAGTTGAGTGGGGGTGTCAAGATACCCGTAAGTTTTGGTAATGATAGTGTAGCTTTGCAAGCGGCGCGGCAGGGTGTGGCGGTGTGCGATCGCACTCATTGGGGACGCATTCAAGTTAGTGACGATGACAGAATTAACTTTTTACACAATCAAAGCACAAATAATTTCCAAATTCTTAAACCAGGGCAAGGTTGTGACACTGTTTTCGTTACATCTACCGCCCGCACAATTGATTTAGCAACAGCCTATATTATGGAAGATTCAGTGTTGCTACTTGTTTCTCCTCAACGTCGTCAATATTTGATGCAATGGCTTGATCGTTACATCTTTTTCGCTGATAAAGTAAAATTAACTGATGTCAGTGATCAAACTGCTACCTTTAGTTTAATTGGATCATACAGTGATCTTTTCCTAGAAAAGTTAGGCGCTACAGAAATTCTCGGTCAACCCTATGGCAACCACAAAAATATCTTACTCGGAGATATAGAAGTTCGCGTTGCTGTCGGTAATGGTTTAGCCATACAGGGATATACAATAATTGTTCCAGCCGAGGCAGCAGCTAAAGTTTGGAAATTATTAGTAGATAATGGTGCAATAGCGTTAGGCGATCGCGTTTGGCAACAGCTACGCATAGAACAAGGTCGCCCAGTCCCAGACTACGAACTCACAGACGATTATAATCCCCTAGAAGCAGGATTATTTCATACACTTTCCTTTGAAAAAGGTTGCTATATCGGTCAAGAAACCATTGCGCGACTTAATACTTATAAAGGAGTCAAACAGCAACTTTGGGGTATCCGTCTTAACGCACCTGTTGAACCAGGAACTGTACTAATGGTTGGTGATGAAAAAGTCGGAAAGCTTACCAGTTATACTGACACTGACCAAGGTGCATTTGGACTAGGATATGTCCGTACTAAAGCAGGTGGTGTTGGACTAAAGGTAAAAGTGGGAGAAGTTGACGGTGAAATAATTGATTTACCTTTCTTAACACACCTACCTGAGTAG
- a CDS encoding peroxidase family protein — MASKRDTSRDGLRNKVEMSLLTNFKPIWDLIQNNNFLKKKVNKALINLATNKLPARPYPFSTMSPYTSWESLNDRTYSLLHLPPTDWKPLTNKNYIGINLTPAEKFEKNLPPVEELAVLYKKTGETKYSPKSSLIFPYFAQWFTDSFLRTDRHNPLKNRSNHQIDLCNVYGLTPEITRLLRSYQGGKLKSQILNGEEYPLFYYDENGKPKEEFKGMPHVVTNEFINKSDSFPPEKKQKLFAMGLEVERANVQIGYVMLNVLCLREHNRVCDLLAKSYPTWDDERLFHTARNIVMVEFLKIVVEDYINHITPYKFQFFTDPPSFTNEKWYRTNWMSVEFTLVYRWHSMLPDTLIFDGQKIPMPDTMWNNEMIIKKGLGALFEEASSQPAAQLSLFNTPDFLVHTELASIRLGRATKLRTYNDYRELCKYPRVTDFNQISSNEEVQKQLKRLYGHVDNIELYVGLYAEDLRQNSAISPLVGRLIGVDAFSQALTNPLLSENVFNPETFSPVGWEEIMNTSTLSQVVNRNVPPGKEYKVSFYREGWQPV, encoded by the coding sequence ATGGCTTCAAAAAGAGATACATCAAGAGACGGTTTAAGAAATAAAGTTGAAATGTCGTTATTAACTAACTTTAAGCCAATTTGGGATTTAATTCAAAACAACAATTTTCTTAAGAAAAAAGTTAACAAAGCTCTCATTAATCTTGCCACTAATAAACTTCCTGCTCGTCCCTATCCGTTTAGTACAATGTCTCCTTACACATCTTGGGAGTCATTAAACGATCGCACTTATTCCTTACTCCATCTACCGCCTACGGATTGGAAACCTTTAACAAATAAAAACTATATAGGCATTAACTTAACTCCTGCTGAGAAGTTTGAGAAAAATCTTCCTCCTGTGGAAGAGCTAGCAGTCTTATATAAGAAGACCGGAGAAACTAAATATTCCCCAAAATCTAGCCTGATTTTCCCCTATTTCGCTCAATGGTTTACCGATAGTTTTCTACGTACAGATCGTCACAATCCCCTCAAGAATAGGTCAAATCACCAAATCGACCTATGCAATGTCTATGGATTGACTCCAGAAATTACTCGTCTGTTGAGGTCTTATCAAGGGGGTAAACTAAAAAGCCAAATTCTAAATGGTGAAGAATATCCTCTTTTTTACTACGATGAGAATGGCAAACCCAAGGAAGAATTCAAAGGAATGCCTCATGTAGTAACCAATGAATTTATTAATAAATCCGATAGCTTTCCCCCAGAAAAAAAACAAAAGTTATTTGCTATGGGGTTAGAAGTTGAACGGGCAAATGTACAAATTGGTTATGTAATGCTGAACGTTCTTTGCTTAAGAGAACATAATCGAGTGTGCGATCTCTTAGCAAAAAGTTATCCAACTTGGGATGATGAACGCCTCTTCCACACAGCCAGAAACATTGTGATGGTTGAGTTCCTGAAAATTGTGGTTGAGGATTATATTAACCACATTACCCCCTATAAATTTCAATTCTTTACCGATCCTCCCTCGTTTACTAATGAGAAATGGTATCGCACCAATTGGATGTCGGTAGAATTTACTTTAGTATATCGTTGGCATAGTATGCTGCCCGATACGCTCATCTTTGACGGGCAAAAAATTCCCATGCCCGACACGATGTGGAACAATGAGATGATTATTAAGAAGGGTTTGGGAGCTTTATTTGAGGAAGCTTCTTCTCAACCTGCCGCCCAACTGAGTCTATTCAACACGCCTGATTTTCTTGTGCATACTGAGTTAGCCAGTATTCGTTTAGGTCGTGCAACAAAATTAAGAACTTATAACGATTACCGCGAATTATGTAAATATCCACGAGTAACCGATTTCAATCAAATTAGTAGCAATGAAGAAGTTCAAAAACAACTAAAACGCTTGTACGGACACGTAGACAATATTGAGTTATATGTGGGACTCTACGCAGAAGACCTGCGGCAAAATTCAGCCATATCTCCCTTAGTTGGACGGCTGATAGGAGTTGATGCTTTTTCTCAGGCTTTAACCAATCCTCTGTTATCAGAAAATGTCTTCAATCCAGAAACTTTTTCACCAGTAGGGTGGGAAGAGATTATGAATACCAGCACCCTCTCCCAGGTGGTGAATCGCAATGTTCCTCCAGGTAAAGAGTATAAAGTTTCTTTTTATCGCGAGGGTTGGCAACCAGTTTAA
- a CDS encoding protein kinase — MLGKLLDGRYLVVQILGTGGFGQTYIAQDTRRPGNPVCVVKHLKPASSDPNILPTARRLFNSEAETLEQLGNHDQIPRLLAYFEQEQEFYLVQELIEGHTLKTELSPGSRWTENQVIPMLQDVLGILEFVHSRGVIHRDIKPDNLIRRTSDSKLVLVDFGAVKQLPNQMVGIPAEASATVAIGTPGYMPSEQARGQPRPNSDIYALGIIAVQALTGLLPLQLQEDPNTGEMLWQHLVSVSPGLAAVLSKMVRYHFKDRYQNATEALQAIRQINNFYPPTQQYSNYPGNAQTVYPGTPQNLSRQPVTPPPTQHTIPASPVNSYRPPVNPQTSYTPPYRSNKMPLIFGTTLTAAVVAAVGVGMGYAFRENPFQLGSLINQPGNTQQASCTVVIDSLNVRSGSSKNSNIIGTVKQGTNLYLTGNKQNGWVEINSPVKGWVFGGSQFVNCGSASETPTQTQTETPKVSSNKPKPVSEDKGANVLDQATKKFQSGDLNGAIALAKSIPFSSSNYQEAIKTIKRWRQEWETAQDKFNQASQAFEQGRWEDVLALTKDAEFPDIKYWKDRLQNLAQEAEKNQKEETPTPTPTPSPSDSPTPKPSPTDSPTPTPSSTPQEKTTTKSKS, encoded by the coding sequence ATGTTAGGCAAATTACTAGACGGGCGTTACTTAGTTGTCCAAATATTAGGTACTGGTGGATTTGGTCAAACTTATATTGCCCAAGATACCCGCCGTCCTGGTAATCCCGTTTGCGTTGTTAAACACCTCAAACCCGCTAGTAGCGATCCTAATATTTTGCCAACAGCCAGACGCTTGTTCAATAGCGAAGCTGAAACTTTAGAACAACTCGGCAATCACGATCAAATTCCTCGCCTATTAGCTTACTTTGAACAAGAGCAAGAATTTTATCTAGTACAAGAACTAATCGAAGGACATACCCTCAAAACAGAACTATCGCCTGGTTCTCGTTGGACAGAAAATCAGGTTATCCCAATGCTGCAAGATGTCTTGGGAATTCTAGAATTTGTGCATAGCAGAGGAGTCATTCACCGAGATATCAAACCAGATAATTTAATTCGGCGTACTTCAGACAGCAAGCTAGTCTTAGTTGACTTTGGTGCAGTTAAGCAACTACCAAATCAGATGGTAGGAATTCCAGCAGAAGCAAGTGCGACTGTTGCTATCGGTACACCTGGATATATGCCTAGTGAACAAGCGCGGGGTCAACCACGTCCTAATAGTGATATTTATGCCCTGGGAATCATTGCTGTACAAGCACTCACAGGACTTTTGCCATTGCAACTACAAGAAGATCCTAATACTGGTGAGATGCTTTGGCAGCATTTAGTGTCAGTTAGTCCAGGGTTAGCAGCAGTATTGAGTAAGATGGTGCGATACCACTTCAAAGATCGTTATCAAAATGCAACAGAGGCGTTACAAGCAATTAGGCAGATTAATAACTTTTATCCGCCCACGCAACAATACTCGAATTATCCAGGCAATGCACAAACAGTTTACCCTGGAACGCCGCAAAATCTATCTAGACAACCAGTAACGCCACCGCCTACACAACACACTATTCCAGCTTCTCCTGTAAATTCCTATAGACCACCCGTAAATCCACAAACCAGTTATACCCCTCCATATAGGTCAAACAAAATGCCCTTGATTTTCGGAACTACTCTAACTGCTGCTGTAGTTGCAGCAGTTGGTGTTGGTATGGGATATGCTTTCCGTGAAAATCCCTTTCAACTGGGTAGTCTCATCAATCAACCAGGAAATACTCAACAAGCAAGTTGCACTGTTGTAATTGATTCATTAAATGTTCGTTCTGGGTCTAGTAAAAACAGTAATATTATTGGCACTGTTAAACAAGGAACTAATCTTTATTTAACAGGTAATAAACAAAATGGTTGGGTAGAAATCAATTCTCCCGTTAAGGGTTGGGTTTTTGGTGGTAGTCAGTTTGTTAACTGTGGTTCAGCAAGTGAGACACCAACTCAAACTCAAACAGAAACTCCTAAAGTTTCTTCTAATAAACCGAAACCTGTTTCTGAGGATAAAGGTGCTAATGTTTTAGACCAAGCAACAAAGAAATTTCAGTCTGGAGATCTTAACGGTGCGATCGCACTAGCTAAATCTATTCCCTTTAGCAGTTCCAATTACCAGGAAGCTATTAAGACAATAAAACGCTGGCGACAAGAATGGGAAACTGCTCAAGATAAATTTAATCAAGCTTCCCAGGCTTTTGAACAGGGGAGATGGGAAGATGTTTTAGCATTAACCAAAGATGCAGAATTTCCCGATATTAAATATTGGAAAGACAGATTGCAAAATTTAGCACAAGAAGCAGAAAAAAATCAGAAAGAGGAAACACCTACTCCTACACCAACACCTAGCCCTAGTGATAGCCCTACTCCTAAACCTAGCCCAACAGACAGCCCTACACCAACACCTAGTTCTACCCCTCAAGAAAAGACAACTACTAAGTCAAAGTCTTGA
- the ddpX gene encoding D-alanyl-D-alanine dipeptidase codes for MNKFLIFINLITLNAISFAGQPTKLLSAPLKPNATTPQNFTKKQEPYNLRLVNIRTINTNIILDIRYATKNNFLKKQLYTEARCLLRGAAAKQLGKVQEELSKQGLRLKVYDCYRPLSVQKLMWSVLPDQRYVANPAKGSRHNRGAAVDLTLIDSNGKELEMPSAYDDFTEKAHRNYTGGSVEARKNRKLLEDVMKKYGFIPLQTEWWHFDAPGWEKFPILDVSFKAIQ; via the coding sequence ATGAATAAATTCTTAATATTCATTAATTTAATAACCTTAAATGCTATATCCTTTGCAGGACAACCAACCAAGTTATTATCTGCACCATTAAAACCTAATGCAACAACACCACAAAATTTCACTAAAAAGCAAGAGCCTTATAATTTGAGATTAGTTAATATTCGGACAATTAATACAAATATTATTCTTGACATTCGGTATGCAACTAAAAATAACTTTCTCAAAAAACAACTATATACTGAGGCACGATGTTTACTGCGAGGCGCAGCAGCAAAGCAACTAGGAAAAGTACAAGAAGAACTATCTAAACAAGGATTAAGACTAAAAGTTTATGACTGTTACAGACCATTATCAGTGCAAAAACTTATGTGGTCAGTATTACCAGATCAACGCTACGTTGCCAACCCTGCTAAAGGTTCTCGACATAATCGTGGTGCAGCAGTAGACCTGACACTTATTGATAGCAATGGCAAAGAATTAGAAATGCCAAGTGCTTATGATGATTTTACAGAAAAAGCCCATAGAAATTACACAGGCGGCAGTGTTGAAGCTAGAAAAAATCGTAAGCTGCTTGAAGATGTAATGAAGAAATATGGGTTTATACCTTTACAGACAGAATGGTGGCATTTTGATGCGCCTGGTTGGGAAAAGTTTCCTATTTTGGATGTGTCATTTAAAGCAATTCAGTAA
- a CDS encoding DUF2726 domain-containing protein, with protein MSIKVKRLINSYEERMLEFLQTCIETNYKIHTQVSLCQFCEIEKFINCDLRKFFFSSSVDALITDDGYNPCLVIEFQSHHHDLAEAKERDRKKSVILHLAGVPLIYSRIKEFGLLHLYSDDDEVVLNLFTGEGREKAQALIEKYCQKFTYSKLEVAAF; from the coding sequence ATGTCTATTAAAGTTAAAAGACTAATCAATTCTTATGAAGAAAGAATGCTTGAATTTTTGCAGACTTGTATAGAGACAAATTATAAAATTCATACACAAGTGAGCTTATGTCAATTTTGCGAAATAGAGAAATTTATTAATTGCGACTTGAGAAAGTTCTTCTTTAGTTCTAGTGTAGATGCTCTCATAACTGACGATGGTTATAATCCTTGTTTAGTCATAGAATTTCAATCCCATCATCATGACCTTGCGGAGGCTAAAGAACGCGATCGCAAAAAGTCAGTGATACTACATTTAGCAGGAGTTCCCTTAATATATTCAAGAATAAAAGAGTTTGGGCTATTGCATCTTTATTCAGATGATGATGAAGTAGTTTTAAACTTATTCACTGGGGAAGGGCGAGAAAAGGCACAAGCACTAATTGAAAAGTATTGCCAGAAGTTTACTTATTCTAAATTGGAAGTTGCAGCTTTTTAA
- the thiC gene encoding phosphomethylpyrimidine synthase translates to MRSEWVAKRRGQGNVTQMHYARQGVITEEMQYVAQRENLPVELIRDEVARGRMIIPANINHTNLEPMAIGIASKCKVNANIGASPNSSNLQEEVDKLTLAVKYGADTVMDLSTGGGNLDEIRTAIINASPVPIGTVPVYQALESVHGNIEKLTPDDFLHVIEKHAQQGVDYQTIHAGILIEHLPLVRNRLTGIVSRGGGILARWMLHHHKQNPLYTHFKDIVQIFQKYDVSFSLGDSLRPGCTHDASDEAQLAELKTLGKLTRKAWEDNVQVMVEGPGHVPMDQIEFNVKKQMEECSEAPFYVLGPLVTDIAPGYDHITSAIGAAMAGWYGTAMLCYVTPKEHLGLPDAEDVRNGLIAYKIAAHAADIARRRPGARDRDDELSRARYNFDWNRQFELSLDPERAKEYHDETLPADIYKTAEFCSMCGPKFCPMQTKVDADALTELEKFLAKEPVTQG, encoded by the coding sequence ATGCGTTCAGAATGGGTCGCGAAGCGTCGCGGGCAGGGTAATGTTACTCAAATGCACTATGCGCGTCAGGGTGTCATTACCGAAGAAATGCAGTATGTAGCTCAACGGGAAAACCTCCCAGTTGAGTTAATTCGTGATGAAGTTGCACGGGGACGGATGATTATCCCTGCAAATATCAATCACACCAACTTAGAACCGATGGCTATTGGTATCGCCTCTAAGTGTAAGGTAAATGCCAATATTGGAGCCTCCCCCAACTCTTCCAACCTTCAGGAAGAAGTTGATAAGCTCACTCTGGCTGTTAAATACGGTGCTGACACTGTGATGGACTTGTCCACAGGTGGTGGCAACCTCGATGAAATCCGCACTGCAATCATTAACGCTTCCCCTGTACCCATTGGCACTGTGCCTGTGTACCAAGCATTAGAAAGCGTTCACGGCAATATTGAAAAATTAACCCCCGATGACTTCCTGCACGTCATCGAAAAACACGCCCAACAAGGTGTAGATTACCAAACTATCCACGCCGGAATTTTAATTGAACATCTCCCCTTAGTAAGAAATCGCCTTACGGGTATTGTTTCTCGCGGTGGCGGTATTCTAGCGCGGTGGATGCTGCATCACCACAAACAAAATCCTCTATACACCCACTTCAAAGATATCGTTCAAATCTTCCAGAAATACGATGTCTCCTTCAGCTTAGGAGATTCATTGCGCCCTGGTTGTACCCACGATGCTTCTGATGAAGCGCAACTAGCTGAACTCAAAACCCTCGGAAAACTAACCCGCAAAGCTTGGGAAGATAACGTCCAAGTGATGGTTGAAGGGCCTGGTCACGTACCAATGGATCAAATTGAGTTTAACGTCAAAAAGCAAATGGAAGAGTGTTCTGAAGCACCTTTCTATGTTTTAGGGCCATTGGTGACAGATATTGCACCAGGTTATGACCATATTACCTCAGCAATTGGGGCTGCAATGGCAGGTTGGTATGGTACTGCGATGCTGTGCTATGTCACACCTAAAGAACACTTAGGCTTACCGGATGCGGAAGACGTGCGGAATGGGTTAATTGCATATAAGATTGCTGCCCATGCTGCGGATATTGCCCGTCGTCGTCCAGGTGCAAGAGACAGAGATGATGAACTTTCTCGCGCCCGTTATAATTTCGACTGGAACCGCCAGTTTGAATTATCCCTCGACCCCGAACGCGCTAAGGAATATCACGACGAAACATTACCAGCAGATATTTACAAAACTGCGGAATTCTGTTCAATGTGTGGCCCTAAATTCTGCCCAATGCAAACTAAAGTTGATGCGGATGCGTTGACAGAATTAGAGAAGTTTCTGGCTAAGGAACCAGTAACGCAAGGTTAA
- a CDS encoding MvaI/BcnI family restriction endonuclease translates to MERLEAIEKLNTLVGQDIRQLADQYGVTFCTQKGTKNKGWAGHTIERYLGLALNSSQSPNFGSWELKLVSLVAKGTGELRVKETMAITRIDPVEVVAKEFEQSHLFNKLQKIVVVARVFESKADKLSLVHSVASFDLDKPDIYDQVKADYDLIRETIKVQGFSSLSGKMGKLVQPRTKGRGHGSTSRAFYARTIFVAHILGEGYSVPLPVKP, encoded by the coding sequence ATGGAAAGACTAGAAGCAATTGAAAAGCTAAATACTCTTGTTGGTCAAGATATTCGGCAATTAGCGGATCAATATGGTGTGACATTTTGTACTCAAAAAGGTACTAAAAATAAGGGTTGGGCAGGACATACGATTGAACGTTATTTAGGACTAGCGCTTAATTCTTCACAATCTCCCAACTTTGGTAGTTGGGAATTAAAGCTGGTTTCGTTGGTAGCAAAGGGAACAGGAGAACTTAGAGTAAAAGAAACAATGGCAATAACAAGGATTGATCCTGTGGAAGTTGTAGCAAAAGAATTTGAGCAAAGCCACCTTTTCAACAAGCTACAGAAAATTGTTGTTGTTGCGAGAGTTTTTGAGAGCAAAGCGGATAAGTTATCGCTTGTGCATTCAGTAGCTTCATTTGATCTCGATAAACCTGATATCTATGACCAGGTAAAAGCAGATTATGATCTTATTAGAGAAACAATAAAGGTTCAAGGATTTTCAAGTCTTAGTGGTAAAATGGGTAAGCTAGTGCAGCCAAGAACGAAGGGTCGAGGGCATGGAAGCACCTCTCGTGCTTTCTACGCTCGAACTATTTTTGTTGCACACATTTTAGGAGAGGGCTATTCAGTTCCACTACCTGTCAAGCCTTAG